From one Rhodovulum sp. ES.010 genomic stretch:
- a CDS encoding TniB family NTP-binding protein: MPRNPREIRNTLAALRNIHIETNQRDLSLKDHLSRLLELDEDGNFLPVPVRFTANLETRGIALIEAAGGGKTTAIRRLLASIPSLGLDPETGMARYVEVTVPNPATQKRIGKAILKAVGVEDVSERTPAWEMFRIARHRMSLLGIAVLWIDEAHDLFLSGSAREIDEMLKTLKSLMQGDSAVIVILSGTERLKGITSFDPQVSRRFSKIFPPDLQQGADNADLEDLIRSYCAEAGLAPDLTGDLAGRLIHASRKRFGRAIETLIDAIECALREGGDRLGIEHFAEAWGMKEGCPWDENVFVVPDWSSVVLDEEAAQYEAARTARQLKILEKA, from the coding sequence ATGCCCCGTAACCCCCGCGAAATTCGCAACACCCTCGCCGCCCTGCGGAACATTCACATCGAGACCAACCAGCGCGATCTGTCGCTGAAAGATCACCTCTCCCGCCTTCTCGAGCTTGACGAGGATGGCAATTTCCTGCCGGTTCCGGTGCGCTTCACCGCCAACCTCGAAACCCGTGGTATCGCGCTGATCGAGGCGGCCGGCGGCGGGAAGACCACGGCGATCCGCCGCCTCCTTGCCAGCATCCCGAGCCTTGGGCTGGACCCCGAAACCGGCATGGCGCGCTATGTGGAGGTCACGGTTCCGAACCCGGCGACCCAGAAACGGATCGGGAAAGCCATCCTGAAGGCCGTGGGGGTTGAGGACGTGTCCGAGCGGACGCCCGCATGGGAGATGTTCCGGATTGCGCGGCACCGGATGTCGCTGTTGGGCATTGCCGTCCTCTGGATCGACGAGGCGCACGACCTCTTCCTGTCCGGGTCGGCGCGCGAGATCGACGAAATGCTCAAGACGCTGAAATCGCTCATGCAGGGTGACAGCGCCGTGATCGTCATTCTCAGCGGCACCGAGCGGCTGAAGGGGATCACGAGCTTCGACCCGCAGGTCAGCCGGCGCTTCAGCAAGATCTTCCCGCCGGACCTGCAGCAGGGCGCGGACAACGCGGACCTCGAGGATCTCATCCGGTCCTATTGCGCCGAGGCCGGCCTGGCGCCCGACCTGACGGGAGACCTGGCCGGCCGGCTGATCCATGCCAGCCGCAAACGCTTCGGCCGGGCGATCGAGACCCTCATCGACGCGATCGAGTGCGCGCTCAGGGAGGGTGGCGACAGGTTGGGGATCGAGCACTTCGCCGAAGCCTGGGGCATGAAGGAAGGCTGCCCCTGGGACGAAAATGTCTTCGTCGTTCCGGACTGGAGTTCGGTCGTGCTCGACGAGGAGGCCGCGCAATACGAAGCGGCGCGGACGGCGCGCCAGCTGAAGATCCTTGAGAAGGCGTAG